CGATGGCCGCTCCGCGCCAAGGCATGGCAGCGCGCATGATGGGCAAGATAAAGCCCTCTGACGAGCGGCCCGGACGGCTTGTCGGCCTGCAATACGGGGCGCTGGCACGCGGCGCGTGGCTGCGATTCGCGGTCTTCGTCGCGGCTTCGCTTCCGGCGGTCGCGATCTGGAAGGCCACAGCCGGACCGATGATCGCGGGCGGCTGGTTCGTGCTGGTCGTGATGATGGCGCTGGCCCTGATGCGGACGGAACGGACGTTCGGCGATGCCGAACGCCGTCAGCTATCCGCCGACGAATTGCGCACCCACTTGGCGATGGTTGGCCTTGCGGGCGGGCTTTGGGCTGCGCCGATGATCCTGTTCTCCGATGCGCTCACCTCGGGCAGCGCGCCGCAATATGCGGTGATGGTGATGTTGGTTGGCGTCTTCGTGCTGTCGCTGTCGGTCGTGCCGACGGCGGCGCTGGTGTTCATCGGCATCTTCGGTGTTGGCGGGGCGATCGGTCCGGTCGTCAACGGCGATTTCATGGCGGCTGCGGCGCAGTTCGCGTTCAGCGGTGTGATCGCGGGCGGTGCGCTGGCGCTGTCGCGGCTCTACCTGCGCCTGCGCCTGACCGAAGCGAGCCTTGCCGAAAAGGCCGAGACAGTCTCGCTGCTGCTGCACGAGTTCGAGGAAAACAGCGCCGACTGGCTGTGGAGCGTCGATTCGTCCCGCCGGGTGCGCGGCGTTTCGCCCCGCTTTGCCCATGCCTTGCAGATGCACCCGCACGAGGCTGACGGCCAACCGATCCTGCGCCTGATCGCGGGTGAGGGTTGGGAATCCGGCTCGCTGCCGTCGTCGCTGCGCGATCTGGCCGAGCGGCTGAAGCGCCGCGAATCGTTTTCGAACCTTATGGTGCGCGTCAACGTCGGTGGGCGCAGCCGCTGGTGGGAACTATCGGGCACGCCAAAGCATGACGAGCACGGCCAGTTCTCAGGCTTTCGCGGAGTCGGGTCCGATGTGACCGAACAACGCGAATCCGCCGAAAAGATCGCGCAACTCGCCCGCTATGACCAGCTGACCGGCCTGCCCAATCGCATGATGCTGACAGAGGCGCTGGGCACCGCTTTGCAGCGGGCCGAACAGTGGCGCACGCGCTGCGCGTTTCTGATGATCGACCTCGACCGGTTCAAGGCGGTGAACGATACGCTTGGCCACCAGATCGGCGATGAACTTCTGGCGCAGGTATCGCGCCGTCTGCGAGTCCTGATGGGCCAGCACGATACGTGTGGGCGCCTGGGCGGTGACGAATTCGCGGTCGTGATGGCCGATGTCAACGACCGCAACGCAGTCGACCGGATGGCGCACGCGATTATCGATGTGCTGTCGAAACCCTACGACGTCGATCATCACACGCTTTACGTCGGGGCGTCGGTAGGCTCCGCCGTTGGACCGCGCGATGCGCGCACGGTCGAAACGCTGATGCGCAACGCCGACCTCGCGCTCTATCGGTCCAAGGACGAAGGCGGCGGCAGCCACTTTGCCTACGAACCGCAGATGCACGCCCATGCCGAGGAACGCCGCAAGCTGGAATTTGCGCTGCGCCACTCGTTGGAGCGGGATGAACTGACGTTGGCGTTCCAGCCGGTGGTCGATGCGACGACCGAGCAGATCATGAGCTTCGAGGCGCTGCTCCGCTGGAACTCCGCCGAATTCGGCCCGGTCAGTCCGGCCAAGTTTATCCCGATTGCTGAAGACACGCGCCTGATCGTTCCCATCGGCGAATGGGCACTGCGCCGCGCGTGTGAGGAAGCGGCGCGCTGGCCCAGCCATATCCGCATTGCGGTGAATGTTTCGGCGGAGCAAATGCTCGACGCCAGCTTTGCCAGCACTGTCGTTTCGGCCTTGGCCAGCAGTGGGTTGGCCGCGGAACGGCTGGAGCTGGAGGTGACCGAATCGATCTTCCTGCGTGATGGGGGCGCGGCGCAGAATACGCTGAGCCAGATCCAGTCACTGGGCTGCGGTATCGCGCTCGACGATTTCGGGACCGGTTATTCGTCGCTGGGATATTTGCGCAACAACCGCTTCACCACGATCAAGATCGACCGTTCCTTCGTAACGGGAGCGGCCAAGGACAGCCCCGAATCGCTGGCCATCATCCGCGCCGTCGTCGCCATGGCCGATGCGCTGGACATGACCACCACGGCGGAAGGCGTGGAAAGCGAACGCGAGCTGGACCGTATCCGCCAACTGGGCTGCACCAAGATCCAGGGCTTCCTGTTCGGTCGTCCGATGGGGGCTATGGAAGCGCAGGCGCTGCTGGCGCGCGATGCGGATCGCAAGATTGCTTAAACCGGCTAACGCCCTCAGGGCACGATCGTGGTGAACAAATAAACGCCAAAGATCACCAAATGGACCATGCCTTGCAGAATGGTAGTCCGTCCGGTGGCAAGCGATTGGGTCGTCACCAGTAATGTCAACAAAAGCAGTACGATTCCCTTCGCGCTCAGACCCAGAGCGATGGGAAGGTCGATCATGATCGAAACGACCGCGACCGCGGGGATTGTCAGGCCGATTGTAGCAAGTGCCGATCCAAGCGCGAGGTTCAGGCTGGTTTGAAGGCGGTTCGCCAGCGCTGCGCGTGTTGCGGCGATCCCTTCGGGCGCAAGAACGAGCGCAGCGATTGTTACGCCGACAAGGGCCCGCGGAAGGCCTGCCCCTTCGAATGCAGCGTCCAAGGGGCCGGAAAGCGCCTTTGCAAGCAG
The sequence above is a segment of the Croceicoccus naphthovorans genome. Coding sequences within it:
- a CDS encoding putative bifunctional diguanylate cyclase/phosphodiesterase, with translation MFGSRKAGGSNAPQQHAVSEDIAMAAPRQGMAARMMGKIKPSDERPGRLVGLQYGALARGAWLRFAVFVAASLPAVAIWKATAGPMIAGGWFVLVVMMALALMRTERTFGDAERRQLSADELRTHLAMVGLAGGLWAAPMILFSDALTSGSAPQYAVMVMLVGVFVLSLSVVPTAALVFIGIFGVGGAIGPVVNGDFMAAAAQFAFSGVIAGGALALSRLYLRLRLTEASLAEKAETVSLLLHEFEENSADWLWSVDSSRRVRGVSPRFAHALQMHPHEADGQPILRLIAGEGWESGSLPSSLRDLAERLKRRESFSNLMVRVNVGGRSRWWELSGTPKHDEHGQFSGFRGVGSDVTEQRESAEKIAQLARYDQLTGLPNRMMLTEALGTALQRAEQWRTRCAFLMIDLDRFKAVNDTLGHQIGDELLAQVSRRLRVLMGQHDTCGRLGGDEFAVVMADVNDRNAVDRMAHAIIDVLSKPYDVDHHTLYVGASVGSAVGPRDARTVETLMRNADLALYRSKDEGGGSHFAYEPQMHAHAEERRKLEFALRHSLERDELTLAFQPVVDATTEQIMSFEALLRWNSAEFGPVSPAKFIPIAEDTRLIVPIGEWALRRACEEAARWPSHIRIAVNVSAEQMLDASFASTVVSALASSGLAAERLELEVTESIFLRDGGAAQNTLSQIQSLGCGIALDDFGTGYSSLGYLRNNRFTTIKIDRSFVTGAAKDSPESLAIIRAVVAMADALDMTTTAEGVESERELDRIRQLGCTKIQGFLFGRPMGAMEAQALLARDADRKIA